GCGATACAAGATGCGTCGGGCCTGCCTTTGGATAATACGCGCAAGTCGGTGAGCAATAATAGTGGGATTCTCTTCTTTGATTTTGAACCTGGTCAGGTCAGTAGTCTTTGCGGTGAACAACGTGTTAAACTGTTACCCTACGTCAAAGACGTAAGTTTACCTGAACTCATCAATGCGCCACTTTCCCGCCCCGTCGATTCTTTTTCACGTAATGGCTATGTGATTTGCAGCACACCCGAGGATGTGAAAAGTAAGCTCGAGCTGTGCCAAACCCTGATAAAACCGATATACATTTGAGTGGGAACAGTCAAATATGATTCAGGACGCAAAATGAGCAGAACTAACTATATACTCATGTTCGTTATGCTAATATCTTGTGTTAGCATGTTTTCGTTTTTCCCTTTCCTTGTCACTATCCTGACAGGGCATTATGCCTTTACTGCTGCTGATGTGGGCATCATGATGTCAGTGGGTATTATTGCTGGCAATTTATCCTCTGTCATTGTTTGCATGTTTTTGTCTGAAAAGGTGTATAAACCTGTATTTACGCTGGCACTGATGGTGTTCTCTTTGGCCGCTTTTGGTTTTTACTTCGTCAGCAATATCTCCAGCACGGTTTATCAGTATGTCCTTCTTTTGTGTTGTGTTGTACTTTATCGGTTTTCTGTGGGCGTCTATTATAATATCTCGCGCGCGTATCAAATTTACTCGCTCGATAAAGAACACGAGAAGTTAAGATTATTTTCTAATATAAAATTTGTTAATAGTATCGGTGGCGGGCTCGGACCAGTTATTGGACAAGCCCTCATCAATTACGGGGGGTATGGCGCTCTATCAGTTTTTTGCGCGATCACTTTTTTGTTCGCAGCCATATTGGTTTTTCTGTTTGTTCCCGGTGTAAAGAAGTCTCAGCCGGCACAGTTTGTAAATGTGTTTCAAGGCATTATTCAGATTATTCGCGACAAAGCTTTTGTACTGCTTTCTTTGGGGGCGCTTTTTCATTATATCTTCGAAGCGCAGATATACACATTCATTACGTTAAAAATAAAAGAGAATGATATTCAGGATGGTGTTGCCTATATTTTTACATTGAACTCGATTTTCCTAATTGTTTTTTCTTTTTTTGGCGGGAGAGTGATAAGGAAGATTGACAAACTTCCAAAAATATCCATTTTGGCCTTTGGTAGCTTCTGTTCATGCCTATCATTGATTTCAACGCCCCTGGTATCTGGCTATTTTGGATTGGCTTTTGTAGTTTTTATTTTCTCTCTCGGTGAATATCTGGTACCACAATTGGCTGTGGATTTAATTACCGATACACCAGAAAATACGTTACAGAGAATAACATTGTTCAATTTTATGACGAGTGCAATCGGCCTGGGTATAGGGTTCATATTCGGTTCTTATTTGTCCACAGTTGGCAACCTTTCCGTCGTCGCTATCTCGTGGATTACCATCCTGGTGCTGGTATGCCTGCTTTTCTCTCTTGGCCTGAGCGCCAGTCGTGCACAACGCAGTGCGGTGCTGCCTGCCAATGTGTCTGAAAAGTGAGGGAAAGTAAACATTGGGCGACACCGACCGGGTGATTGCCTTGTCCTGGTCGGTTTATGCTATGGCCCTGAGTGTTGTTACATACCGGCGTGCTGGTACTGATGTTTAACGTTATTTTCCCACCACTGGGCTGCGTTCCTCATTCAGCTGTATTTGCACCGGCATGCCCTCTTCCCGCCTCGACAAATACCGCTGGTCTCCGCAGAAAACGCTGTGGCAATGCTGGCGTAAAGAGCGAAAGTCGCGGCACAAGCAACGACTGGCCGAGAGGAATAATGCATGAGCGGTTTAGTGGTTCCGGAGTTCTCCCCGGCGATGCCTGCGCAGTCGCCGGTATCGGGATTTCTCATTTATAAAACCACACAGAAAGGTACAGGTGTTATGGGAAGCATGAAAGACCTGATGCTGGATATTGAAGCTGAACGATTTGATGAATGGTTTGCGGAAAATTACCCGGATGTTATCCCCGACTCTGAAGAATGGGAGCAGGAGGCGCTTGCCGATCAGGCTCAGTGGGATCATGAACACGAGCTGTTTGTGGCTTCCCTGAACAATGTTCGTCAGCGTTACCTGCACGCAAATCAGGAGCTGAAGAAGTTATATGCCCTACTCGATAAAGAACAGCCTGAACTGGTGTACAGGATGTCTTTCGTCCATGCTGTGACGGTCATGGAGGCGTATCTGATGTACTGCGCCAGGGCCCTGCTGGAACATGACTAGCCCCTTAAACGCTTCAGGGATGCGTATTACATGAAGTCCAAACGAATCAAAAATCCGGAAAAACATGCTGCC
The sequence above is drawn from the Serratia symbiotica genome and encodes:
- a CDS encoding MFS transporter, whose product is MSRTNYILMFVMLISCVSMFSFFPFLVTILTGHYAFTAADVGIMMSVGIIAGNLSSVIVCMFLSEKVYKPVFTLALMVFSLAAFGFYFVSNISSTVYQYVLLLCCVVLYRFSVGVYYNISRAYQIYSLDKEHEKLRLFSNIKFVNSIGGGLGPVIGQALINYGGYGALSVFCAITFLFAAILVFLFVPGVKKSQPAQFVNVFQGIIQIIRDKAFVLLSLGALFHYIFEAQIYTFITLKIKENDIQDGVAYIFTLNSIFLIVFSFFGGRVIRKIDKLPKISILAFGSFCSCLSLISTPLVSGYFGLAFVVFIFSLGEYLVPQLAVDLITDTPENTLQRITLFNFMTSAIGLGIGFIFGSYLSTVGNLSVVAISWITILVLVCLLFSLGLSASRAQRSAVLPANVSEK